In Ruminococcaceae bacterium BL-6, a genomic segment contains:
- the glpR gene encoding Glycerol-3-phosphate regulon repressor, whose product MIPKERRKKILSIVNNSVDSIKTSELASKLNVTTETIRKDLVYLDNKKLIKKFHGGAKPVAEFEERSLGLRLGESTAYKQAIAEAALEQIANCSVVFIDAGSTTSELANLLVEQSQYSNRFSQLAFVTNSFSVANILNGYVRTLFFLGGEVSNITQSTSGLWASNELDSIAMDLAFLGSSGFCSHQGPCTKLSTDALFKATVIKNSSRKIVLADHTKFTTNAIMEYAKWSEINLLITDSGITSEQKENLQGNVEIIVADVPDTVD is encoded by the coding sequence ATGATTCCAAAAGAACGACGGAAAAAAATACTATCAATCGTCAACAATTCCGTTGACAGTATAAAAACATCCGAGTTGGCTTCCAAATTGAATGTTACTACGGAAACCATTCGGAAAGATCTTGTATATCTCGATAATAAGAAACTTATTAAAAAATTCCACGGCGGCGCAAAGCCTGTTGCTGAATTCGAGGAACGCTCTTTGGGGCTCCGTCTCGGGGAGAGTACTGCTTATAAACAAGCAATTGCGGAAGCCGCACTTGAACAAATTGCGAATTGTTCCGTTGTCTTTATTGACGCAGGCTCCACCACATCCGAGCTTGCAAATCTTTTAGTAGAGCAGTCGCAATACTCCAATCGCTTTTCGCAACTGGCATTTGTAACAAACTCGTTTTCAGTCGCCAATATATTGAATGGATATGTACGTACGCTTTTCTTTTTGGGCGGCGAAGTAAGTAATATAACACAATCCACCAGTGGGCTCTGGGCTTCAAATGAGCTCGATTCCATAGCAATGGACCTCGCTTTTCTTGGAAGCAGCGGTTTTTGTTCCCACCAAGGTCCCTGTACCAAGCTTAGCACTGACGCTTTGTTTAAAGCCACTGTTATCAAAAACAGCAGTCGAAAAATCGTGCTTGCCGATCACACAAAATTCACAACCAACGCTATTATGGAATATGCAAAATGGTCTGAGATCAACCTGTTGATTACCGATTCGGGTATCACATCGGAGCAAAAGGAAAATCTGCAGGGCAATGTTGAGATTATCGTTGCCGATGTGCCTGACACAGTTGACTAG
- the hxlA gene encoding 3-hexulose-6-phosphate synthase (HPS) (Evidence 2a : Function from experimental evidences in other organisms; PubMedId : 10572115, 15978081; Product type e : enzyme), translating into MKLQIALDFDFNYCKTTQFIPKVADHIDIIEAGTPFLMEEGLSLLKKLKSSYPEKKVLADLKIADAGFREAENAFLAGADIVTVLSVVENATILGVLEAARKYKKAVLVDMLGASNLEQRIREIDAMGADYICLHTSKDLQKLNADVSQAFSMVRKVIKHTKLAIAGGITAENIKKYAAIKPDLIIVGEGITLSETPEKTAEHIRTVMSQYS; encoded by the coding sequence ATGAAATTGCAAATAGCTTTGGATTTTGACTTTAATTATTGCAAGACAACCCAGTTTATTCCAAAGGTAGCGGACCATATCGATATTATTGAAGCAGGGACTCCCTTTCTGATGGAGGAAGGTCTGAGCCTGTTGAAAAAATTGAAGAGCAGCTATCCGGAAAAGAAAGTACTTGCCGATCTCAAAATTGCAGATGCCGGTTTCCGTGAAGCTGAGAACGCTTTTCTTGCCGGGGCCGACATTGTTACTGTGTTATCGGTTGTGGAAAATGCAACGATTTTAGGTGTTTTGGAGGCTGCGCGGAAATATAAAAAAGCAGTGTTGGTTGACATGCTTGGCGCCAGTAACCTGGAACAGCGGATCCGGGAGATTGATGCAATGGGAGCTGATTACATCTGCCTTCATACCAGTAAGGATCTCCAGAAACTGAATGCGGATGTTTCGCAGGCGTTTTCAATGGTTCGTAAGGTGATAAAACATACGAAGCTTGCTATTGCAGGTGGAATTACCGCAGAAAACATCAAAAAATATGCCGCGATCAAACCGGATCTCATTATTGTGGGAGAGGGTATTACCCTGTCGGAAACACCTGAAAAAACTGCGGAGCACATTCGGACAGTCATGAGTCAATACTCCTGA
- the hxlB gene encoding 6-phospho-3-hexuloisomerase (PHI) (Evidence 2a : Function from experimental evidences in other organisms; PubMedId : 10572115, 15978081; Product type e : enzyme), with translation MVEPIRAIVKELDKTLENISFEKQSEMAEMILKANRVFVAGAGRSGMMARCFAMRLMHMGIQVYMVGEVVTPSLAAGDLLIITSGSGTTGSLVKMAEKTKSLGGDLALITIYPESTIAKMADLVITINAPTSKGVKIEGVASIQPMGSLFEQSLLICLDYIVLILMDKKQITGEEMFARHANLE, from the coding sequence ATGGTCGAGCCGATTAGAGCGATCGTAAAAGAATTGGATAAAACGTTGGAAAATATCTCTTTTGAAAAACAATCCGAGATGGCAGAAATGATACTCAAGGCAAACCGGGTATTTGTGGCGGGTGCCGGACGCAGCGGTATGATGGCTCGTTGCTTCGCAATGCGGCTGATGCATATGGGAATTCAGGTGTATATGGTAGGCGAGGTTGTGACCCCATCGCTGGCTGCTGGTGACTTGCTGATTATAACGAGCGGATCCGGTACTACGGGATCGTTGGTGAAAATGGCTGAAAAGACAAAGAGCCTTGGGGGCGACTTAGCGTTGATCACGATTTATCCGGAATCCACCATTGCAAAAATGGCGGATTTGGTTATTACGATCAATGCGCCTACCTCAAAGGGAGTAAAAATCGAGGGAGTGGCTTCCATTCAGCCCATGGGAAGCCTGTTTGAGCAAAGCCTCCTGATTTGCTTGGATTATATTGTCCTGATATTGATGGATAAAAAACAGATTACAGGCGAGGAAATGTTTGCGCGTCACGCTAATTTGGAATGA
- the rpe gene encoding Ribulose-phosphate 3-epimerase, protein MNRAISPSLICMDLCNLEQSIHELEAAGCEMLHVDILDGYFSPSMPIGLEQVKQLRAKTDLYFDAHVMAKDNTFFMEQLAEIGMGRMCFQIETETHVSRKLSWLKSKGIEAGVALAPGTPVQDLEYVLEQCDFVLLMMVNPGYASDKTEGVLESSKRKILDLRRMIQRQDLPTTITIDGRTYLDMIPQYASLGAETFVAGTSSLFLHNGCSIAENFHKLNDVVQTALKKRGNI, encoded by the coding sequence ATGAACAGAGCTATTTCGCCGTCTCTTATCTGTATGGATCTCTGCAATTTAGAACAATCTATACATGAACTGGAGGCCGCCGGATGTGAAATGCTCCATGTAGATATTCTGGATGGATATTTTAGTCCAAGTATGCCCATCGGTTTGGAGCAGGTAAAACAGTTGCGGGCGAAAACCGACCTGTATTTTGATGCTCATGTCATGGCGAAAGACAATACATTTTTTATGGAACAACTGGCGGAAATCGGCATGGGGCGCATGTGTTTTCAAATTGAGACAGAAACGCATGTAAGCAGAAAGTTAAGCTGGCTCAAATCAAAAGGAATTGAGGCTGGCGTAGCGCTGGCCCCTGGGACACCGGTTCAGGATTTAGAATATGTCCTTGAACAGTGCGATTTTGTCCTGCTGATGATGGTCAATCCCGGTTATGCTTCAGATAAGACAGAAGGGGTTCTGGAAAGCAGCAAGCGAAAAATCCTTGACCTTAGAAGGATGATTCAACGACAGGACCTGCCGACGACCATCACGATCGACGGCAGAACTTATCTGGACATGATTCCCCAATATGCTTCTTTAGGCGCTGAAACTTTTGTAGCTGGAACATCAAGCCTTTTTCTGCATAATGGCTGCAGCATAGCTGAGAATTTTCATAAGCTGAACGATGTTGTTCAGACCGCACTCAAAAAGAGAGGAAACATATGA
- the hxlB gene encoding 6-phospho-3-hexuloisomerase (PHI) (Evidence 2a : Function from experimental evidences in other organisms; PubMedId : 10572115, 15978081; Product type e : enzyme): MSISIPDAKKLVLEECETALFRIDDEEAENLIDVILTSEKVFFVGVGRVLLSLQAICKRFAHLGIDAHYVGEITEPAITSKDLLIVGSGSGESLFPAAITGKAKSIGAKVAWIGSNKESTIAKLADYKIRIPVQTKLNRQDELKSEQPMTSLFEQTLLLFGDSVAKVIIERKRLEINKLWKYHANLE, encoded by the coding sequence ATGAGTATTTCAATCCCAGATGCAAAAAAGTTGGTTTTGGAAGAGTGTGAAACAGCCCTTTTCCGCATTGATGATGAAGAGGCCGAAAATTTGATCGATGTCATTTTGACCTCGGAAAAAGTGTTTTTCGTCGGTGTCGGACGCGTCCTTCTTTCCTTGCAGGCTATCTGTAAAAGGTTTGCTCATTTGGGGATCGATGCGCATTATGTCGGTGAGATCACCGAGCCGGCAATTACTTCAAAAGATCTGTTGATTGTTGGATCCGGAAGCGGGGAATCGCTTTTCCCTGCAGCTATCACTGGAAAAGCCAAATCTATCGGCGCAAAAGTCGCGTGGATTGGTTCCAATAAGGAAAGCACGATCGCCAAATTGGCAGATTACAAAATTCGTATTCCTGTACAGACCAAGTTGAACAGACAAGACGAACTGAAATCCGAACAGCCGATGACCAGCCTGTTTGAGCAGACTTTGCTGCTTTTCGGCGACTCTGTTGCAAAAGTCATCATTGAAAGAAAGCGGCTGGAAATCAATAAGCTTTGGAAATATCATGCAAATCTGGAATAG
- a CDS encoding PKS_ER domain-containing protein, whose protein sequence is METMKRARLVSLKNIQIETVEKPKPKRGEVLIRVRKCGVCGSDISAFYGKHTYIHFPIVLGHEFSGDIAEVGEGVNNVAVGDRVTVLPHVGCGKCDACRQEKYNLCNDLIVIGCQTTGAYAEYVIAPAKVTFKLPDEMTYEQGACVEPSSVGYHGVKRGVKKGDIVVVMGAGTIGFFAMQGANAVGASKTIVCDFNQERLEMASRFGASAVVNLGKESLKEGLTRILGSTVPVDCFMDCVGFDGSAMKNIISVARRGATVVSIGIIAKEFNIPNIPDLTEHELNVLGSSMFWPQDFADVIRLISEGKIKVDGIISHRYKIADIKEMFEMVDKHKENFMKIMLDIDFN, encoded by the coding sequence ATGGAAACAATGAAAAGGGCACGGCTGGTTTCTTTGAAAAATATCCAAATCGAAACAGTTGAGAAACCCAAACCCAAACGCGGAGAGGTCTTGATCCGTGTAAGGAAATGCGGCGTTTGCGGCTCTGACATTTCCGCTTTTTATGGGAAACACACCTACATTCATTTCCCTATCGTGTTGGGACATGAGTTTTCGGGGGATATTGCCGAAGTTGGGGAAGGCGTGAATAATGTTGCGGTTGGCGACCGGGTTACAGTACTGCCCCATGTGGGCTGTGGAAAATGCGATGCCTGCAGGCAGGAAAAGTATAACCTTTGTAATGACCTGATCGTGATTGGCTGCCAGACGACGGGGGCCTACGCCGAATATGTGATCGCTCCGGCAAAAGTAACCTTTAAGCTGCCCGATGAGATGACCTACGAGCAGGGGGCGTGCGTGGAGCCTTCGTCGGTAGGATATCACGGCGTAAAACGCGGTGTGAAAAAAGGCGACATCGTGGTGGTGATGGGGGCTGGTACCATTGGCTTCTTTGCGATGCAGGGCGCTAATGCGGTGGGTGCCTCCAAGACAATTGTCTGCGATTTTAACCAGGAACGTTTGGAAATGGCTTCAAGGTTCGGGGCTTCGGCTGTGGTGAATCTGGGGAAAGAGTCGTTAAAAGAAGGTCTTACGAGGATATTGGGTAGCACGGTTCCGGTGGATTGCTTTATGGACTGCGTAGGATTTGACGGCTCGGCCATGAAGAACATCATTTCGGTTGCCCGCAGGGGAGCCACCGTAGTCTCGATTGGGATTATTGCTAAGGAGTTCAATATCCCGAACATCCCCGATCTCACTGAGCACGAGCTGAACGTTCTTGGTTCGTCCATGTTCTGGCCGCAGGATTTTGCGGATGTGATCCGCCTGATCTCTGAAGGCAAGATCAAGGTGGACGGCATTATTTCCCACCGATATAAAATTGCGGATATTAAAGAAATGTTTGAGATGGTTGACAAACATAAGGAGAACTTCATGAAAATAATGCTGGATATTGATTTTAACTAA
- a CDS encoding Ribose ABC transport system, periplasmic ribose-binding protein RbsB (TC 3.A.1.2.1), whose protein sequence is MNNILILEEIELKNKFLATLLTGAILTATILSGCQGNNGKAASGTVSGGENSASTSENATQKKLKIGVTVQSLNNPVWAGDCATMKQLAEADGNTLTYMSCDDTSSKQISQIENFISSKCDAIMVNPSDPNAIENVCKQARDAGIKVFCWDNTMKNTDINWVIDNNKLGYMIGEQAAGFIQDKFKDGKCEVAVLDYPQTAILLEREKGIMSALKEKAPNAKVVAQQPSIDASQGLNAMETILQAHPNVKVVCCIGGGGAVGANEAFKASKKISADVGIFAADATNEELAAMLAGEANRMSVMVTGTPEVQAQAVYKMLVQLGEGQKFESQNIYRDMFPVTAENAKQYYKP, encoded by the coding sequence TTGAACAATATTTTGATTTTGGAGGAGATTGAATTGAAAAACAAATTCTTAGCGACGTTATTGACAGGGGCGATTTTAACAGCAACTATATTGAGCGGCTGCCAAGGCAATAATGGCAAGGCAGCAAGCGGGACAGTTTCCGGCGGAGAAAACAGCGCGTCGACATCGGAGAATGCCACTCAGAAAAAACTTAAAATTGGGGTTACCGTACAGTCCTTAAACAATCCGGTCTGGGCGGGGGATTGCGCTACGATGAAGCAGCTGGCGGAAGCGGATGGAAATACCCTTACTTATATGTCGTGCGACGACACTTCTTCCAAACAGATTTCGCAAATTGAAAATTTTATTAGCAGTAAATGCGATGCCATCATGGTGAATCCATCCGATCCAAACGCGATTGAAAATGTCTGCAAGCAAGCGCGCGACGCGGGGATTAAGGTCTTTTGCTGGGACAATACGATGAAGAATACGGATATTAACTGGGTGATTGATAACAATAAACTGGGGTATATGATTGGGGAACAGGCGGCCGGTTTTATTCAAGACAAATTTAAGGATGGAAAATGTGAGGTTGCAGTCCTTGATTATCCCCAGACGGCAATTTTGCTGGAAAGAGAAAAGGGAATTATGTCCGCATTAAAGGAAAAGGCTCCAAACGCAAAAGTTGTTGCCCAGCAGCCTTCCATTGATGCAAGCCAGGGATTAAATGCAATGGAGACCATTTTACAGGCCCATCCGAACGTGAAGGTCGTATGCTGCATCGGCGGCGGCGGAGCTGTCGGCGCAAACGAGGCGTTCAAGGCCTCGAAAAAGATTTCAGCCGACGTTGGTATCTTTGCCGCAGATGCCACAAATGAGGAACTGGCAGCCATGTTGGCCGGTGAAGCGAACAGGATGTCCGTCATGGTTACCGGAACTCCGGAAGTTCAGGCTCAGGCTGTTTACAAAATGCTTGTTCAGCTTGGAGAAGGCCAGAAATTTGAAAGCCAAAATATCTACAGGGATATGTTCCCGGTCACTGCTGAAAACGCAAAGCAATATTATAAACCGTAA
- the rbsA gene encoding ribose ABC transporter (ATP-binding protein) (Evidence 2a : Function from experimental evidences in other organisms; PubMedId : 7921236; Product type t : transporter), producing MNDSEYVLQLQHIRKTYPGVTALDDVSLEVKKGEIHALIGENGAGKSTLIKTCSGAVVPDSGKIVVNGSEFSSMTPQLSIKNGIAIIYQEFNLVGGLSVAENIFLGRAIRNGIVVDKKAMVQEAKKIFDQLNIDIDPNQLVRNLTVGYQQMVEIAKAMQQDAKILIMDEPSAPLTKVEVDHMFQIVDKLKESGVSIIYISHRLEEIFRLSDRVTILRDGKYIKTLTTKETNVDELISLMVGRKLTEKFPARKACVQEEPVLEVQNLSGNGDENISFMVRKGEILGLGGLIGAGRTELAQMIFGVVRKTSGKIIFNGREIDPKSPRDAINLGIALVPEDRKLQGVLLSLSIKENINMAIYGKISNLSVIHKKKENDIADQYMEDIRIKAPSVKQLVKNLSGGNQQKVILGKWLAADSELIIFDEPTRGIDIGAKYEIYKLMNEFVEKGKTILLISSEMEELMGMSDRIVILSEGKITGEIEKEQFNQEMIMSYASAVKEK from the coding sequence ATGAATGATTCCGAGTATGTTTTACAGTTACAGCATATCAGAAAAACATATCCTGGTGTGACAGCACTTGACGATGTGTCGCTTGAAGTTAAAAAAGGGGAAATCCATGCCCTCATTGGTGAAAACGGAGCGGGAAAGTCCACCTTAATCAAAACCTGCAGCGGAGCTGTCGTTCCGGATTCGGGAAAAATAGTAGTAAACGGCAGCGAGTTTTCTTCCATGACGCCTCAGCTTTCCATAAAAAACGGGATCGCCATTATTTACCAGGAGTTCAATCTGGTCGGCGGACTGTCTGTTGCGGAGAACATTTTTCTCGGAAGAGCCATCCGAAATGGAATTGTCGTTGATAAAAAAGCAATGGTTCAGGAAGCGAAAAAAATATTTGATCAGTTAAATATTGACATAGATCCCAATCAGCTTGTCCGGAACCTTACCGTGGGATATCAGCAAATGGTGGAAATAGCCAAGGCCATGCAGCAGGATGCAAAAATATTAATTATGGATGAACCGTCTGCTCCTTTGACGAAGGTTGAAGTGGACCATATGTTTCAGATCGTGGATAAGCTAAAGGAGTCAGGAGTTTCCATTATCTATATCTCTCACAGGTTGGAAGAAATCTTCCGGCTGTCGGACCGGGTTACGATCCTTCGGGACGGGAAGTACATCAAAACGCTGACCACCAAAGAAACGAATGTCGATGAGTTGATCTCTCTTATGGTCGGAAGAAAATTAACGGAAAAATTCCCTGCCAGGAAAGCCTGTGTTCAAGAAGAACCTGTTCTGGAAGTCCAGAATCTGAGTGGAAATGGAGACGAAAATATCTCCTTCATGGTTCGAAAGGGAGAAATCCTGGGCCTCGGGGGATTGATCGGAGCGGGCCGGACGGAATTGGCTCAAATGATTTTCGGCGTGGTGCGTAAAACCTCCGGAAAAATTATTTTTAACGGCAGAGAAATCGATCCGAAAAGTCCCAGGGACGCGATCAACCTTGGGATTGCATTGGTTCCGGAAGACAGAAAACTGCAGGGAGTCCTTTTAAGTCTATCTATCAAAGAAAATATCAATATGGCGATATACGGAAAAATTTCAAATCTGTCCGTGATTCATAAGAAAAAAGAAAACGATATAGCCGATCAATATATGGAAGATATCAGAATCAAGGCCCCCAGTGTGAAACAGCTGGTTAAAAATCTGAGCGGCGGAAATCAGCAGAAGGTGATATTGGGGAAATGGCTTGCCGCCGATTCGGAGCTGATCATTTTTGACGAGCCCACCAGGGGAATTGATATCGGAGCCAAATATGAAATCTATAAACTGATGAATGAGTTTGTCGAAAAAGGGAAGACCATTTTGCTGATTTCTTCAGAAATGGAAGAACTGATGGGCATGTCGGACCGGATCGTGATTCTTTCAGAGGGAAAAATCACCGGCGAAATAGAAAAAGAGCAGTTTAACCAGGAAATGATTATGAGTTACGCATCGGCGGTAAAGGAGAAATGA
- the rbsC gene encoding ribose ABC transporter (permease) (Evidence 2a : Function from experimental evidences in other organisms; PubMedId : 7921236, 15849754, 16850406; Product type t : transporter), whose protein sequence is MKNSVRVLKEQAIFVVLIILFIFFSCASSDFLTASNLLNIARQVSILGIASVGMTYVILIGGIDLSTGSIITFVNIITAYFMVNMKIDLWLAILISLIISTAIGFLNGFMVANFNMPALIVTFATQIVFEGLAYIISGGMPIFGFSETFTQIGQGYLGPIPIPIIIMAVVFAIGAFILNKTYFGRYFYALGGNETASQLSGIRVRKVKYLIYSLSGFFAGVAGIVMLARTNSGQPTAGKGYEFKVITDVVLGGVSVAGGSGRLSGVIAGVLIMGVLENGMVLLNISSYVQMVVEGIILAFAVGFDCVQKKGLLKV, encoded by the coding sequence ATGAAAAATTCGGTTCGCGTCTTAAAAGAACAAGCCATTTTTGTGGTTCTGATTATTTTATTCATCTTTTTCTCTTGTGCCAGCTCGGACTTTTTAACAGCATCGAATCTGCTGAATATTGCAAGGCAGGTTTCCATTCTGGGAATAGCCTCCGTCGGGATGACCTATGTCATTCTGATTGGCGGCATTGATCTGAGCACCGGCTCGATTATCACTTTTGTCAATATCATCACCGCTTATTTTATGGTGAACATGAAGATCGATTTATGGCTTGCCATTCTAATTTCTTTGATTATCAGTACCGCTATCGGCTTTTTGAATGGATTTATGGTTGCAAATTTCAATATGCCGGCGCTGATCGTGACTTTTGCCACCCAGATCGTTTTTGAAGGGCTTGCCTATATTATCTCGGGAGGAATGCCTATTTTTGGTTTCTCGGAAACGTTCACGCAAATTGGGCAAGGATATTTGGGGCCGATCCCCATTCCGATTATCATTATGGCGGTAGTTTTTGCAATCGGGGCCTTTATTCTGAACAAAACATATTTCGGCAGATATTTTTATGCGCTCGGCGGCAATGAAACGGCCTCTCAGTTGTCGGGAATCAGGGTTAGAAAAGTGAAATACTTGATCTATTCCCTCTCGGGCTTTTTTGCCGGCGTTGCGGGAATTGTGATGCTGGCGCGCACGAATTCCGGACAGCCGACTGCGGGAAAAGGATATGAGTTTAAAGTGATTACCGACGTTGTGCTTGGCGGCGTAAGCGTGGCCGGCGGGTCGGGCAGACTTTCCGGCGTTATAGCAGGTGTTCTGATCATGGGAGTGCTGGAAAACGGTATGGTACTTTTGAATATCAGTTCTTATGTACAGATGGTGGTAGAAGGGATCATCCTCGCGTTTGCGGTGGGGTTTGACTGTGTCCAGAAAAAGGGTCTGCTGAAGGTATGA
- a CDS encoding Fructokinase, which translates to MDDVVALGELLVDFTFAGNSQSGMRLFEQNPGGAPANVLTALSRLGIKTALIGKVGDDMQGHFLRDALNRDGINTQSLLLDQNYFTTLAFVDIDKDGERSFSFARKPGADNMLKKEEIDERLIRKAKIFHIGALSLTGDPSRAATLEALEIARKAGCVISYDPNYRAPLWESKEAAVKGMRSVLQYVDVVKISDEETDLLTPEKDPELAGRYLIDHGVKAVFVTLGGNGACIVNRDGSDYQPAVPGKVIDKNGAGDAFLGGVLYRLCKEERKIEDLSLAQLSDFARFGNEIASLCIARHGAIPSMPTLQEVREKLGENF; encoded by the coding sequence GTGGATGACGTTGTCGCATTAGGAGAATTGTTGGTTGATTTTACATTTGCGGGAAACTCACAGTCTGGGATGCGCTTATTTGAGCAAAATCCCGGAGGCGCGCCTGCAAACGTTTTAACTGCTTTGAGCCGCCTGGGAATCAAGACGGCCCTGATCGGCAAAGTGGGGGACGATATGCAGGGGCACTTTTTGAGAGATGCTTTAAATCGGGATGGTATTAACACACAGTCTCTTCTTCTGGATCAAAACTATTTTACCACTTTAGCTTTCGTGGATATCGATAAGGATGGGGAAAGAAGTTTTTCCTTTGCAAGGAAGCCCGGCGCCGATAATATGCTGAAAAAAGAAGAGATCGATGAGAGGCTGATCCGGAAGGCGAAAATCTTTCACATTGGTGCGTTGTCGCTGACGGGAGACCCTTCGAGGGCGGCGACGCTTGAAGCCCTTGAAATAGCCCGAAAAGCGGGATGTGTCATCTCGTATGATCCCAATTACCGCGCTCCTTTATGGGAGAGTAAAGAAGCGGCCGTAAAGGGGATGCGCTCTGTTTTGCAATACGTTGATGTAGTAAAAATATCAGATGAGGAAACGGATCTTCTGACACCAGAGAAAGACCCGGAACTGGCGGGGCGATATTTGATCGATCATGGTGTAAAGGCCGTTTTTGTTACACTCGGTGGAAATGGAGCCTGCATCGTGAATCGGGACGGAAGCGATTATCAACCTGCCGTTCCGGGTAAGGTCATTGATAAAAACGGAGCAGGGGACGCTTTTCTTGGCGGCGTTCTTTATCGTCTCTGTAAAGAAGAAAGGAAAATAGAGGATTTAAGCCTTGCCCAATTATCGGACTTCGCACGTTTCGGGAATGAGATCGCAAGCCTCTGCATAGCAAGGCATGGAGCAATCCCATCGATGCCGACATTACAGGAAGTTCGTGAAAAGTTAGGCGAAAATTTTTAA
- the garK gene encoding glycerate kinase I (Evidence 2a : Function from experimental evidences in other organisms; PubMedId : 20225875, 9772162; Product type e : enzyme), whose product MKKILLIPDSFKGTMSSSEICEIMKNAIRPYYPDAEIISIPVADGGEGSVDSFLAAAGGKKIHLTVKGPYFEDVKGFYGRLPDHTAIVEMAAAAGLPLAGERRQVEKATTYGVGELIDHAAKSGCKKIIIGLGGSATNDGGVGAAAALGIQFKDSSGKPFLPVGETLSEIASIDFSSLHPELSDVEFVTMCDIDNPLCGPHGASAVFGPQKGADEAMVRKLDRNLSHLAGLIQNGTGKDIRNLPGAGAAGGMGGGMAAFLNSKLQMGIETVLDVVHFDQLLENTDLVISGEGKIDFQSLMGKVVVGVARRTKRKNIPLIAVVGDIDDPIEGVYQEGVTAVFSTNRKAIPFDMAKPRSKSDLALTMDNLMRLLSNSRIAS is encoded by the coding sequence ATGAAAAAGATCCTGCTCATCCCCGATTCCTTTAAAGGAACGATGTCTTCCAGTGAAATATGTGAAATCATGAAAAACGCCATCCGCCCTTATTATCCGGATGCAGAGATTATCAGCATACCGGTGGCGGATGGCGGAGAGGGAAGCGTGGATTCCTTCCTTGCCGCGGCTGGGGGAAAAAAAATCCACCTGACCGTAAAAGGCCCTTATTTTGAAGACGTAAAGGGATTTTACGGCCGTCTGCCGGATCATACGGCAATTGTCGAAATGGCCGCCGCTGCCGGCCTTCCGCTTGCCGGTGAAAGGCGTCAGGTGGAAAAAGCAACCACCTACGGCGTTGGAGAGCTGATTGACCACGCGGCAAAATCCGGCTGCAAAAAGATCATTATCGGGCTGGGGGGCAGCGCCACGAACGACGGAGGCGTCGGCGCCGCGGCCGCCTTGGGGATTCAGTTCAAAGATTCTTCCGGCAAGCCGTTTCTCCCCGTGGGGGAAACGCTCTCTGAAATTGCTTCGATCGACTTCAGCAGTCTTCATCCGGAGCTTTCGGATGTCGAATTCGTGACGATGTGCGACATCGACAACCCTCTCTGCGGCCCTCATGGCGCATCCGCCGTATTTGGCCCGCAGAAAGGCGCCGACGAAGCGATGGTACGGAAGCTGGATCGGAATCTGTCCCATTTGGCCGGCCTGATACAAAACGGCACTGGAAAAGACATTCGAAATCTGCCGGGCGCCGGCGCCGCCGGGGGGATGGGCGGAGGAATGGCCGCTTTTCTGAACAGCAAACTGCAGATGGGAATCGAAACTGTTTTGGATGTGGTTCATTTCGATCAGCTTCTGGAAAATACCGATCTGGTAATCAGCGGCGAGGGGAAAATCGATTTTCAGTCCTTAATGGGCAAGGTCGTCGTCGGGGTCGCACGCCGGACCAAACGGAAAAATATTCCGCTGATCGCCGTTGTAGGCGATATTGACGATCCCATCGAGGGCGTTTATCAGGAAGGCGTCACCGCCGTCTTCAGCACCAACCGAAAAGCGATTCCTTTCGATATGGCAAAGCCGCGGTCGAAAAGCGATCTTGCGCTCACAATGGATAACCTGATGCGTTTGCTTTCTAACAGCAGAATTGCTTCCTGA